Proteins encoded within one genomic window of Chthonomonas sp.:
- the atpD gene encoding F0F1 ATP synthase subunit beta: protein MPTLGKVIQVLGPVVDCRFDTGKLPGIYNAIEVKDDKHGLSIVCEVAQHLGDDIVRCVALASTDGIVRGMAAEDTGGPITVPVGDATLGRVFNLLGKPIDILESGEHADTPEVRAEKAARLAAAPRLPIHRQPPSFDQQNVKVDILVTGLKVIDLLVPFNKGGKIGLFGGAGLGKTVTIQELIRNIAVEASGVAMFAGVGERTREGNDLWLEMKEAKFTDKDGTEKAVIDKTAMVFGQMNEPPGARLRVALTALTMAEYFRDEVGTDVLIFVDNIFRFVQAGSEVSALLGRMPSAVGYQPTLATEMGFLQERIASTTKGSVTSVQAVYVPADDPTDPAPATTFAHLDAYIYLERSIASKGLFPAVDPLASTSKNLDPAVVGAEHYDVARQVQQILQRYKELQDIIAILGIDELSDDDKLLVARARKIERFMSQPFFVAEQFTGNAGKYVSLEDTIRSFREIVEGRCDEIPEQAFLYCGSIEDVFEKAKKLAAV, encoded by the coding sequence ATGCCGACGTTGGGCAAAGTGATTCAGGTTTTGGGACCGGTTGTAGACTGCCGCTTTGATACCGGAAAGCTCCCAGGGATTTATAACGCGATCGAGGTGAAGGACGACAAGCACGGCCTGAGCATCGTTTGCGAAGTGGCACAGCACCTCGGCGACGACATCGTTCGCTGCGTTGCCCTCGCTTCCACCGACGGCATCGTCCGCGGTATGGCTGCCGAGGACACGGGCGGACCGATTACGGTACCGGTCGGCGACGCTACTCTGGGCCGAGTCTTCAACCTTTTGGGCAAGCCGATCGACATCCTGGAATCGGGTGAGCACGCCGACACGCCGGAAGTCCGAGCTGAGAAGGCTGCCAGACTTGCCGCTGCTCCGCGACTTCCCATTCACCGCCAGCCGCCGTCATTCGACCAGCAGAACGTTAAGGTTGACATCCTCGTTACCGGTCTGAAGGTCATCGATCTTCTTGTCCCGTTCAACAAGGGTGGAAAGATCGGTCTCTTCGGTGGTGCAGGACTGGGCAAGACGGTTACGATCCAAGAGCTGATCCGCAACATTGCGGTTGAAGCTTCGGGTGTTGCCATGTTCGCCGGCGTCGGCGAGCGCACCCGCGAAGGGAACGACCTCTGGCTCGAAATGAAGGAAGCCAAGTTCACGGACAAGGACGGCACCGAGAAGGCCGTTATCGACAAGACCGCCATGGTCTTCGGTCAGATGAACGAGCCGCCGGGAGCGCGTCTGCGCGTCGCCCTTACGGCACTCACGATGGCGGAGTACTTCCGCGACGAAGTGGGTACGGACGTTCTCATCTTCGTTGACAACATTTTCCGCTTCGTTCAGGCAGGTTCCGAGGTATCGGCGCTGCTCGGACGTATGCCGAGCGCCGTCGGCTACCAGCCGACGCTCGCCACCGAAATGGGCTTCCTGCAGGAGCGCATCGCTTCGACCACGAAGGGATCGGTCACTTCGGTGCAGGCCGTTTACGTCCCTGCTGACGACCCCACGGACCCCGCTCCAGCGACCACCTTTGCTCACCTGGATGCATACATCTATCTTGAGCGAAGCATCGCCTCGAAGGGTCTGTTCCCGGCCGTTGACCCTCTTGCTTCGACCTCGAAGAACCTCGACCCAGCGGTTGTCGGTGCCGAGCACTACGACGTCGCGCGTCAGGTTCAGCAGATTCTGCAGCGGTACAAGGAACTCCAAGACATCATCGCGATTCTCGGTATCGACGAGCTTTCGGACGACGACAAGCTGCTGGTCGCACGCGCTCGCAAGATTGAGCGATTTATGAGCCAGCCGTTCTTCGTCGCCGAGCAGTTCACCGGTAACGCGGGCAAGTACGTGTCGCTCGAAGATACGATCCGCTCGTTCCGAGAGATCGTTGAGGGCCGATGCGACGAGATCCCAGAGCAGGCATTCCTGTACTGCGGTTCGATCGAGGACGTCTTCGAGAAGGCGAAGAAACTCGCAGCTGTCTGA
- a CDS encoding ABC transporter permease codes for MIGGALQAISALVTFVGECTLIVSSFVSRLLSRPREVGETVQQMAFIGVASVPIVALTTFFSGSVLALYSTELLVKYGASSLAGGTIGLAVTREIAPVLAGIMVAARCGSSMAAQIGTMAVTEQIDALRALSVHPTNYLVIPRIIACIVMLPVLCMIGVYSGMLGGYLVSLQGGVPGESFVMSIRQFVEPWDFIGGMIKTLVFGFIVSVVACQQGLRTKDGAVGVGRATTNTVVLSMVLIYIANYFLADWMY; via the coding sequence ATGATTGGCGGTGCCCTCCAAGCGATCTCGGCACTGGTAACTTTTGTCGGCGAGTGCACGCTCATCGTTTCGAGTTTTGTCTCGCGCTTGCTGAGCCGCCCGCGCGAGGTCGGCGAAACCGTCCAGCAGATGGCGTTCATTGGAGTGGCCTCGGTCCCCATCGTCGCGCTCACCACATTTTTCTCAGGCTCGGTTTTGGCGCTGTATTCCACTGAGCTGCTTGTCAAATATGGTGCGAGCAGCCTCGCGGGTGGCACCATCGGCCTTGCGGTCACACGCGAGATCGCCCCGGTACTAGCGGGGATCATGGTCGCGGCTCGGTGCGGTTCCTCGATGGCCGCGCAGATTGGCACGATGGCGGTGACCGAGCAGATTGACGCGCTCCGCGCTCTGTCGGTGCATCCGACCAACTACCTGGTGATCCCCAGAATCATCGCATGCATCGTCATGTTGCCAGTCTTGTGCATGATTGGCGTGTACTCGGGCATGCTCGGCGGTTACTTGGTGTCGCTCCAGGGCGGGGTCCCCGGCGAATCGTTCGTCATGTCCATTCGACAGTTCGTTGAGCCGTGGGACTTCATCGGGGGCATGATCAAAACTTTGGTCTTTGGCTTCATCGTGAGCGTCGTCGCGTGCCAGCAAGGACTGCGGACGAAGGACGGTGCGGTGGGCGTAGGGCGCGCGACGACGAATACGGTCGTCCTCTCGATGGTGCTCATCTATATCGCGAACTATTTCCTCGCCGACTGGATGTACTGA
- a CDS encoding lytic transglycosylase domain-containing protein, producing the protein MRIQPRGQAGIQARIQELQSKIDSKLGVEETFAQSTSGKLDQNEGMPLRGLIGKPPSPTDSKPMAPMNPFGEDTKVEGMQGAPQELKGLIRDAATKASVDPMLLEALVGTESGYNPRAVSGAGAKGLSQLMPGTAAALGVTDPFNPEQNLSGGARYLSQMMKQFPGDMEKALAAYNAGPGAVTRHGGVPPFRETQDYVRRVMARFNALKAGAL; encoded by the coding sequence ATGAGAATCCAACCACGAGGTCAAGCGGGCATCCAGGCTCGCATCCAAGAACTTCAGTCCAAGATCGATTCAAAGCTCGGCGTCGAAGAGACGTTTGCGCAATCGACTTCGGGCAAGCTCGATCAGAACGAGGGCATGCCTTTGCGCGGGTTGATTGGCAAGCCACCGAGCCCCACGGACTCCAAGCCGATGGCCCCGATGAACCCGTTTGGCGAAGACACTAAGGTCGAAGGGATGCAGGGCGCACCACAGGAACTGAAGGGACTCATCCGCGACGCAGCGACCAAGGCCTCCGTCGACCCGATGTTGCTTGAGGCCCTCGTTGGCACGGAGAGCGGTTACAACCCCCGCGCTGTTTCAGGCGCAGGGGCCAAGGGTCTCTCGCAGCTGATGCCGGGCACCGCCGCCGCATTGGGAGTGACCGACCCCTTTAACCCCGAACAGAACTTGAGCGGAGGCGCACGCTATCTCAGCCAGATGATGAAGCAGTTCCCGGGAGATATGGAGAAGGCGTTGGCCGCCTACAACGCGGGACCCGGGGCGGTCACTCGTCACGGAGGGGTGCCTCCATTTCGTGAGACTCAGGACTATGTACGGCGGGTGATGGCGCGGTTCAACGCGCTGAAGGCAGGTGCTCTCTAA
- a CDS encoding flagellar FliJ family protein, producing MRKFEFRLQKVLEYRLLVEGWAKDAYLEAQQKLLEAEKTLQTMGDRHQTALVLKPATIDEIVVNEAFLQRLEDEMDMQRSLIGILDSGVESARLTWLEKRREAETLQNMRDEAHAEYTLEVNRFEQAEADEWAVLRRKAA from the coding sequence ATGCGTAAGTTTGAGTTTCGATTGCAGAAGGTTTTGGAGTATCGGCTGCTGGTCGAAGGATGGGCGAAGGACGCGTACCTGGAGGCACAGCAAAAGCTTCTTGAGGCCGAGAAGACGCTGCAAACAATGGGTGATCGGCATCAAACCGCACTCGTGCTGAAGCCCGCGACCATCGATGAGATCGTGGTGAATGAGGCGTTCTTGCAGCGACTCGAAGACGAGATGGACATGCAGCGATCGCTGATCGGGATCCTCGATTCCGGAGTCGAGTCGGCGCGCCTGACCTGGCTGGAGAAACGCCGCGAGGCTGAAACTCTTCAGAACATGCGGGACGAGGCGCACGCGGAATACACGCTGGAAGTCAACCGGTTTGAACAGGCGGAAGCGGACGAATGGGCCGTTTTGCGAAGGAAGGCAGCATGA
- the atpC gene encoding ATP synthase F1 subunit epsilon gives MATKFNLSVVAPDRTVVDEEVTSVIVPAYDGYMGVQHGHQPMIVALRAGVFEYRDATEQKQYVAIGGGFMEIGGDRVIVLADEARLASEVQVRETERELDEARKALRGEPSTMTTDEATSAIERATARLQAARNGGYQ, from the coding sequence ATGGCTACTAAGTTCAATCTATCAGTTGTTGCGCCGGACCGGACCGTCGTCGATGAAGAAGTCACGTCGGTGATCGTGCCTGCGTACGATGGTTACATGGGCGTGCAGCACGGTCACCAGCCGATGATCGTCGCGCTGCGCGCGGGAGTTTTCGAGTACCGCGATGCTACGGAACAGAAGCAATACGTGGCCATCGGTGGCGGCTTTATGGAGATCGGCGGTGACCGCGTGATCGTCCTGGCGGACGAAGCCCGTTTGGCTAGCGAAGTCCAGGTTCGCGAAACCGAGCGCGAGCTCGATGAGGCGCGCAAGGCGCTCCGAGGCGAGCCGAGCACCATGACAACCGACGAAGCGACTTCGGCAATCGAACGTGCGACGGCGCGGTTGCAAGCGGCCCGTAACGGCGGCTACCAGTAA